A genomic region of Desulfosarcina ovata subsp. ovata contains the following coding sequences:
- a CDS encoding M23 family metallopeptidase, translating to MQWKLNLLAGLFCAVLLGMFLFLSPMTAATSGIQDDPLVPQPPAMETAPVQPPVQLEVPGLNIVKGVIENRTLYEALTACDIPPSDVLALSRSFKPVFDFRCSRPKDAYQACIDDRNQIQKFLYKTGPLDEYEAIKKDDGGYRVHKREIAMDTKVVSTVFTIETSLYQAVADSGETQLMAGMIADIFAWDIDFYLYPRKNDRIAVVYERCVKDGQLIKYGRILAARYEGERKNFSAFLFNDGQFDGYFDENGQPLKKMFLRTPVKFGKMTSAYSIRRFHPISKRYKAHTGIDYGAPTGTAIFATANGRVTFSGWKSGYGKLLIIKHPNGYQTYYGHCSRLLKKPGQLVEQGQVVARVGQTGVATGPHVHYEVRINGKPVNPNTVKKSRVSPLKPERMAAFKKTIRERMRLVNHVLEEKTNLVMQPGESDALDSARKKT from the coding sequence ATGCAATGGAAATTGAATTTGCTTGCAGGCCTGTTCTGTGCCGTGTTGTTGGGGATGTTTCTGTTTCTGTCACCCATGACCGCGGCAACATCCGGTATTCAGGATGACCCCCTTGTTCCGCAACCGCCCGCTATGGAGACCGCACCGGTGCAACCGCCGGTACAACTGGAGGTACCGGGACTCAATATCGTAAAAGGGGTGATCGAAAACCGTACCCTGTACGAAGCCCTGACGGCCTGTGATATTCCGCCCTCGGATGTCCTTGCCCTTTCACGATCATTCAAACCCGTGTTTGATTTCCGTTGTTCCAGGCCGAAGGACGCCTATCAGGCCTGCATTGACGATCGCAATCAAATCCAGAAGTTCCTTTATAAAACCGGACCGCTGGACGAATATGAGGCCATCAAAAAAGATGACGGCGGCTACCGTGTTCATAAGCGTGAAATCGCCATGGACACCAAGGTGGTCTCAACGGTTTTTACCATTGAAACCTCCCTCTACCAGGCGGTAGCCGACAGCGGTGAAACGCAGCTGATGGCCGGCATGATCGCCGACATTTTTGCGTGGGACATCGACTTTTACCTTTATCCGCGAAAAAATGACCGGATTGCGGTTGTTTATGAACGCTGTGTCAAAGACGGCCAGTTGATCAAGTACGGTCGGATTCTGGCGGCCCGGTACGAAGGAGAACGGAAAAATTTTTCCGCCTTCCTGTTTAACGATGGTCAGTTTGATGGATATTTCGACGAAAACGGCCAGCCGTTAAAAAAGATGTTTTTGCGCACACCCGTGAAATTCGGCAAGATGACCTCTGCCTATTCCATCCGCCGCTTTCATCCCATCTCCAAGCGCTATAAGGCCCACACCGGCATTGATTACGGCGCTCCCACGGGAACCGCCATTTTTGCCACCGCCAATGGCCGGGTAACCTTTTCGGGTTGGAAATCGGGCTATGGCAAACTGTTGATCATCAAGCATCCCAACGGATACCAAACCTACTACGGCCATTGCAGCCGCCTGTTGAAGAAACCGGGGCAGTTGGTGGAACAGGGGCAGGTCGTTGCCCGGGTGGGCCAGACCGGCGTGGCCACCGGCCCCCACGTGCATTACGAAGTTCGCATCAATGGCAAGCCCGTCAATCCCAATACGGTAAAGAAAAGCCGGGTCTCCCCGCTCAAACCCGAGCGGATGGCCGCGTTTAAAAAGACGATCAGGGAACGCATGCGACTGGTGAACCATGTGCTCGAGGAAAAAACCAACCTGGTCATGCAGCCCGGGGAGTCAGATGCTCTTGACTCCGCCAGAAAAAAGACCTAA
- a CDS encoding general secretion pathway protein GspB, with translation MSSILDALKKAEQESGATGNRNAPWPALTAATSACRRSYRRWMMVTVVFVLVLASGVFWQLRRRSTPGPAVAVKTPTQPARRPAEAAQPAARPLADHAPPAEPKKTAPVKSPLDRPMDSQPPEEPGDVLKKEPPIMPPRQLLEKPPLPAKVGNQPPSLPVSSAAPRVDPQEPVPEAKTPSPDDNGDVRVDPRIDLQALVWAPEASERFVVINNRLIKEGGSIDDIVVLRINRDDVLLSTGTDRWRQVFQIR, from the coding sequence TTGAGTTCTATTCTCGATGCATTGAAAAAGGCCGAGCAGGAATCCGGCGCCACGGGAAATAGAAACGCCCCTTGGCCGGCCCTCACCGCCGCCACATCCGCTTGCCGACGGTCCTACCGGCGCTGGATGATGGTAACGGTTGTGTTTGTTCTGGTTCTGGCTTCCGGGGTTTTCTGGCAACTTCGCCGACGGTCAACCCCTGGTCCGGCGGTGGCAGTGAAAACACCCACCCAGCCAGCCAGGCGACCGGCCGAAGCGGCACAACCGGCAGCCCGACCGCTCGCGGACCATGCTCCCCCCGCTGAACCGAAGAAAACGGCCCCGGTGAAGTCGCCACTGGACAGACCGATGGACAGCCAGCCTCCCGAAGAGCCCGGGGATGTCTTGAAAAAAGAGCCACCCATCATGCCACCCCGCCAGCTATTGGAGAAACCACCACTGCCGGCCAAGGTCGGCAACCAGCCCCCATCACTGCCGGTTTCATCAGCGGCTCCCCGTGTGGACCCGCAGGAGCCTGTCCCTGAAGCGAAGACCCCATCGCCGGATGACAACGGTGACGTCAGGGTTGATCCGCGAATCGATTTGCAGGCCCTGGTGTGGGCGCCGGAGGCGTCCGAACGGTTTGTGGTCATCAACAACCGCCTGATCAAGGAGGGCGGATCCATTGACGATATTGTGGTACTGCGAATCAATCGCGATGACGTGCTGCTTTCCACCGGCACCGACCGGTGGCGCCAGGTGTTCCAGATCCGGTAA
- a CDS encoding ExeA family protein — MYNRFFGFKERPFKLVPNPAYLYLSRVHEEVLAHLNYAVGYGEGFVEITGEVGTGKTTLCRMFLENLDADTEAAYIFNPKLDALQLLKAVNDEFGIDSDAGSTKQLIDRLNAFLLDKKTQGKRVILLIDEAQNLSADVLEQLRLLSNLETTTSKLLQIILVGQPELGALLETDALRQLNQRITLSCHLIPLSTAETREYIRHRLHIASPKPGLAFSAAAYRSIFKYTGGVPRLINIACDRALLTAFTQGKHRITNAIVKTAIRELDSSRSRSKPPQFRREGLITSLLVVLLLLMAGLVASQIVFNGANFFSMPAVVHHKIDTPAAVTSPAVAQAKPPARIAPQPVQAPPEIPVPVESPPALPPETPLETLPIAEPTPLAVQPFAEVVTGMDPVASRTRSLRAILEKWGAPQPLQSGALIAADNQTFFRISAAHSGLQVLRVTGHFDLIRKLNLPAIVTLVPEDHRPRFMALVHIDSESLQLSDGEAIHTVPPDALDGLWSGVAHIFWKNFHNYQGIIPDTASGEAILALKVHLKSTGFAIAEMTPAYDVTTRAAVETIQHRNGLVVDGKVGSQTKIVLYNEDPSLKPPHLTDSPAGDGN; from the coding sequence ATGTACAATCGCTTTTTCGGTTTCAAAGAACGCCCTTTCAAGCTAGTACCCAACCCGGCGTACCTTTATCTCTCGCGGGTCCATGAAGAGGTGCTGGCGCATCTCAATTACGCCGTTGGGTACGGGGAGGGCTTTGTCGAAATCACCGGTGAGGTGGGGACCGGCAAGACCACCCTGTGCCGCATGTTCCTGGAAAACCTGGACGCGGATACCGAGGCGGCCTACATCTTCAATCCCAAACTGGACGCCCTGCAGCTGCTCAAAGCGGTCAATGACGAATTCGGCATCGATTCGGACGCCGGATCGACAAAACAGCTCATCGACCGGCTCAACGCCTTTCTATTGGATAAAAAAACCCAGGGCAAGCGGGTCATCCTACTGATCGATGAAGCCCAGAACCTGAGCGCTGATGTGCTCGAGCAACTGCGCCTGCTCTCCAACCTCGAGACCACCACCAGCAAGCTGCTGCAAATTATTTTGGTGGGCCAGCCGGAACTGGGTGCGCTTCTGGAAACCGATGCCCTGCGGCAGCTGAATCAGCGCATTACCCTGAGTTGCCACCTGATCCCGCTGAGTACCGCAGAAACCCGGGAGTATATCCGCCACCGCCTGCATATCGCTTCGCCCAAACCGGGGCTGGCTTTCTCGGCCGCGGCGTACCGGTCGATCTTCAAATATACCGGTGGGGTGCCGCGGCTGATCAACATTGCCTGTGACCGGGCCCTGCTGACCGCCTTCACCCAGGGCAAACACCGCATTACCAACGCGATCGTCAAAACGGCCATTCGCGAACTGGACAGCAGCCGCAGCCGTTCCAAGCCACCGCAATTCCGCCGGGAGGGGCTGATTACCTCTCTCCTGGTGGTGCTGCTCCTTCTGATGGCTGGCCTGGTTGCCAGCCAGATCGTTTTCAATGGCGCCAATTTTTTTTCGATGCCGGCTGTGGTTCATCACAAAATCGATACGCCGGCGGCGGTCACCTCGCCTGCCGTGGCCCAGGCCAAACCCCCAGCACGGATCGCGCCGCAACCGGTCCAGGCTCCGCCGGAAATTCCTGTGCCGGTGGAATCACCACCGGCTCTGCCGCCTGAAACACCGCTCGAAACACTCCCGATTGCCGAACCGACCCCATTAGCGGTGCAGCCGTTTGCCGAAGTGGTCACCGGTATGGATCCGGTCGCTTCACGGACCCGCTCGCTGAGGGCGATTCTGGAAAAATGGGGCGCTCCGCAACCCCTTCAGAGCGGAGCCTTGATCGCGGCAGACAACCAGACGTTCTTTCGGATTTCAGCGGCCCACAGCGGCTTACAGGTGCTGCGGGTTACGGGCCATTTTGATCTCATTCGAAAACTGAATCTGCCGGCCATCGTTACACTGGTTCCCGAGGATCACAGACCCCGGTTTATGGCGCTGGTCCACATAGACAGTGAATCCCTCCAGCTTTCCGATGGAGAGGCGATCCATACGGTACCACCGGATGCCCTGGACGGGCTGTGGAGCGGTGTGGCCCATATTTTCTGGAAAAATTTCCACAACTATCAGGGTATCATTCCAGATACCGCGTCTGGCGAAGCGATTCTTGCCCTCAAAGTGCACCTCAAGTCTACGGGGTTTGCCATCGCGGAAATGACCCCGGCTTACGATGTAACCACCCGGGCGGCCGTGGAGACCATTCAGCATCGCAACGGCCTGGTGGTGGATGGCAAGGTCGGGTCCCAGACAAAAATCGTACTCTACAATGAGGATCCGTCCTTGAAGCCCCCGCACCTTACCGACAGTCCGGCGGGTGACGGGAACTGA
- a CDS encoding VacJ family lipoprotein, translated as MKMKNQLPLLALLLCILGHGLTWAASPATLAAPTGDESAAEAVPFDPFDPFDPFDDSTNDPFAGDDDAVQSVADPIVGFNRAMFAFNDKLYFWVLKPVAIGYRTVFPTPVRLGVKNFFYNLLTPVRFVNCLLQGKDEAAKGEFIRFMVNTTYGVGGLFNPAKNYPGLTPPAEDFGQTLGLYHAGNGFYIVWPLFGPSTLRDTVGSVGDWALNPLTFIKLIQVDAGELTTTTTGAAVFGLRTVNDTSFHIGDYEALKNAALDPYEAFRNAYIQNRNSRIAQ; from the coding sequence ATGAAAATGAAAAACCAACTGCCATTGTTGGCTCTGCTGCTCTGCATACTGGGGCATGGTCTTACCTGGGCCGCCTCCCCGGCGACCTTGGCCGCTCCCACGGGTGACGAAAGCGCGGCGGAAGCGGTTCCCTTTGACCCCTTTGACCCCTTTGATCCGTTTGACGATTCGACAAATGACCCTTTTGCCGGGGATGATGACGCCGTCCAGTCGGTGGCCGATCCCATCGTCGGGTTCAATCGGGCGATGTTCGCTTTCAATGACAAATTGTACTTCTGGGTTCTGAAGCCGGTCGCCATCGGTTACCGCACTGTGTTTCCCACGCCGGTACGGCTGGGGGTGAAGAACTTTTTCTACAATCTGCTGACGCCGGTGCGCTTCGTTAACTGCCTGCTTCAGGGAAAAGACGAGGCGGCCAAGGGTGAGTTCATCCGGTTTATGGTCAACACCACCTATGGGGTAGGGGGGCTGTTCAATCCGGCCAAAAACTATCCGGGACTAACTCCCCCTGCGGAGGATTTCGGCCAGACCCTGGGGCTCTACCATGCCGGCAATGGATTTTACATTGTCTGGCCACTGTTCGGGCCTTCCACCCTGCGCGACACCGTGGGAAGCGTGGGCGATTGGGCACTGAACCCCCTCACCTTCATAAAGTTGATCCAGGTGGATGCCGGAGAATTGACCACAACCACGACCGGTGCGGCGGTGTTCGGGCTCCGGACCGTCAACGACACTTCTTTTCATATTGGTGATTACGAAGCATTGAAAAATGCGGCCCTGGATCCTTACGAGGCCTTTCGCAATGCATATATTCAGAATCGTAACAGCAGGATCGCCCAATAG
- a CDS encoding phospholipid-binding protein MlaC, translated as MIAKTIASILTLVFLTVVPCMAGSTDPMETIRTPIDALMVILNDPQYKEPGTKAAQRDEIWKIVKPMFDFVEISKRTVARNWRDFSDAEKTAFTDVFAQFLANTYIDKIQGEYHNEKIVYLNQDFYSDAYAEVKTQVLRETAEIPVNYRMFKDGADLWKVYDIIVEGVSLVKNYRTQFASILKKDKPAALIQMLNEKLAQQNQRLAENG; from the coding sequence ATGATTGCCAAAACCATTGCCAGCATTCTGACGCTTGTTTTTCTGACCGTTGTTCCGTGCATGGCTGGATCCACGGATCCCATGGAAACCATCCGGACGCCCATCGATGCTCTGATGGTGATTCTCAACGATCCCCAGTACAAGGAACCGGGAACCAAAGCGGCCCAGCGGGATGAGATCTGGAAAATCGTCAAGCCCATGTTCGATTTCGTCGAGATCTCCAAACGGACCGTGGCCCGCAACTGGAGAGATTTCAGCGATGCGGAAAAAACCGCCTTCACCGATGTCTTCGCCCAGTTTCTGGCCAATACCTATATCGATAAAATCCAGGGCGAGTACCACAATGAAAAAATCGTTTACCTCAATCAGGATTTCTACTCGGACGCCTATGCGGAAGTCAAAACGCAGGTGTTGAGAGAAACCGCTGAAATCCCGGTCAACTACCGTATGTTTAAGGATGGTGCCGACCTGTGGAAAGTGTACGACATCATCGTGGAGGGCGTCAGCCTGGTCAAGAATTATCGCACCCAGTTTGCCAGCATCCTGAAAAAGGACAAGCCGGCGGCCCTTATCCAGATGCTCAACGAGAAGCTGGCCCAACAGAATCAGCGCTTGGCGGAAAACGGGTAA
- the mlaD gene encoding outer membrane lipid asymmetry maintenance protein MlaD: MKKTSVETSVGIFVLIGLLCVAYMAIKLGKMEWFGDDYYMLDARFDSVSGLKPGAQVDMAGVEIGQVAGIDLDNERQVAIVRMKIRKGIILTDDVIASVKTSGLIGDKYIKMTPGGSDRVLKSGDMIIETESALDIEELVSKYVFGDAGN; encoded by the coding sequence ATGAAAAAGACATCGGTTGAGACATCGGTTGGGATATTTGTGCTCATCGGCCTGCTCTGTGTGGCCTACATGGCCATCAAGCTTGGCAAAATGGAGTGGTTCGGCGATGATTACTATATGCTTGACGCACGTTTCGACTCGGTATCGGGGCTGAAACCCGGTGCCCAGGTAGACATGGCCGGTGTGGAGATCGGTCAGGTGGCGGGTATTGATCTTGACAATGAGCGGCAAGTGGCCATCGTTCGCATGAAAATCAGGAAAGGGATCATCCTTACCGATGACGTCATTGCTTCGGTGAAGACCTCCGGCCTGATCGGCGATAAGTACATCAAAATGACGCCGGGAGGGTCGGACCGGGTGCTCAAATCCGGAGACATGATCATCGAAACCGAGTCGGCATTGGACATTGAGGAGTTGGTGAGCAAATATGTCTTCGGCGATGCGGGGAACTGA
- a CDS encoding ABC transporter ATP-binding protein, whose product MTEPLIEFEGVFKSFGDNAVLKGVDLSIYRGEVTTIIGKSGIGKSVLLKHIIGLLAPDAGEIRFEGRAIHQMAPAERKAVKMKFSYMFQGNALFDSMTVYENVALPLKEKGRVPFHEIEERVHEKLTQLDLAGIEARYPSQLSGGMKKRVAMARALVTDPEIVLFDEPTTGLDPIRKNAAHAMIVQYQKTYGFTGVMVSHEIPDVFYISQRIAMLDQGRIIFQGGPEEIQESREPVIRQFIRGQVPENLQSALNEL is encoded by the coding sequence ATGACCGAACCGCTGATCGAATTTGAGGGGGTATTCAAGAGCTTTGGCGACAATGCCGTGTTAAAAGGGGTCGACCTGTCCATTTATCGGGGGGAGGTGACCACCATTATCGGTAAAAGCGGAATCGGCAAAAGCGTCCTGCTCAAGCACATCATCGGCCTGTTGGCACCGGATGCCGGCGAGATTCGGTTCGAGGGCCGCGCCATCCACCAGATGGCGCCTGCCGAGCGCAAGGCCGTGAAAATGAAATTCAGCTACATGTTTCAGGGAAACGCCCTGTTCGATTCCATGACCGTCTATGAAAATGTGGCTCTGCCACTGAAGGAAAAGGGCCGGGTGCCGTTTCACGAAATCGAGGAGCGGGTCCACGAAAAGTTGACCCAACTGGACCTGGCCGGCATCGAGGCACGCTATCCGTCGCAGCTTTCCGGGGGCATGAAAAAGCGGGTGGCCATGGCGCGGGCCCTGGTGACCGACCCGGAAATCGTGCTCTTTGACGAACCGACCACGGGACTGGACCCCATTCGTAAAAATGCGGCCCACGCCATGATTGTCCAATACCAGAAAACATACGGATTTACCGGAGTGATGGTCAGCCATGAAATTCCTGATGTATTCTACATTTCCCAGCGAATCGCCATGCTGGACCAGGGCCGGATTATTTTCCAGGGCGGGCCGGAAGAGATCCAGGAAAGCCGCGAACCGGTGATTCGTCAGTTTATCCGGGGCCAGGTTCCCGAAAACTTGCAAAGCGCGCTAAACGAACTGTAG
- a CDS encoding MlaE family ABC transporter permease translates to MAQLPTIETFLAGLGRMAIAPVQELGRVAIFFFRGVLHLFSVPIQAEKIIDQVYFIGMKSVFVVCLTGAFTGMVLGLQGYYTLVKFGSEGVLGAAVALSLIREMGPVLTAIMVVARAGSAMAAEIGIMRISEQIDALETMDINPVRFLFSPRLGAALISFPFLTAIFDVVGIIGGYLTGSLLLGINSGLYFSRVESSVLMEDINGGFIKAFCFAAIVATICCFQGYTTHLRKEGFGAKGVSLSTTSAVVISCVMILVADYVLTSFLL, encoded by the coding sequence ATGGCGCAGCTTCCGACAATCGAAACGTTCCTGGCTGGATTGGGCCGCATGGCCATTGCCCCCGTTCAGGAACTGGGGCGGGTGGCAATTTTCTTTTTCCGTGGTGTCCTGCATCTTTTTTCCGTTCCCATCCAGGCCGAAAAAATTATCGATCAGGTCTATTTCATCGGCATGAAATCGGTCTTCGTGGTCTGCCTCACCGGAGCCTTCACCGGAATGGTACTGGGGCTGCAGGGATACTATACCCTGGTCAAGTTCGGCTCCGAAGGCGTGCTGGGGGCCGCCGTGGCCCTGAGCCTGATTCGGGAAATGGGGCCGGTGCTGACCGCGATCATGGTGGTGGCCCGGGCCGGATCGGCCATGGCAGCCGAGATCGGCATCATGCGTATCTCCGAGCAAATCGATGCCCTGGAAACCATGGACATCAATCCGGTGCGTTTCCTGTTCAGCCCCCGCCTGGGAGCCGCCCTGATCAGCTTTCCCTTTCTGACGGCCATTTTCGATGTGGTGGGAATTATCGGAGGCTATCTGACCGGATCGCTGCTGCTGGGCATCAATTCGGGGCTCTATTTCAGCCGAGTCGAATCCAGTGTGCTGATGGAAGATATCAACGGCGGTTTCATCAAGGCCTTCTGTTTTGCCGCCATCGTGGCCACTATCTGTTGCTTTCAGGGTTACACCACCCATTTGCGCAAAGAGGGGTTTGGCGCCAAAGGGGTCAGTCTTTCCACCACATCGGCGGTGGTGATCTCTTGCGTGATGATTCTGGTGGCCGACTATGTACTGACCTCGTTTCTGCTGTGA
- a CDS encoding DUF6125 family protein, giving the protein MAKPVATIDDLDQTQTARLVMDVLHRTIVHYALWFTEIRHQMGPEKALECLSTASERSIGIQLKRLGKILGFDLQDGIPTPLLNMEKKDLSALLDGAAINWLANDGVWFQSVEFTNGMNDAKRCNDSSWAHFSPFEAWSVRRFLDLGDRPGLEGLKKALNFRVYARINVQSFEDDGPDAFIFRMNDCRVQAARKNKNLDDYPCKSGGLVEYTYFAQSIDPRIETECIGCPPDAHPDEWYCAWRFSLKK; this is encoded by the coding sequence ATGGCCAAACCTGTTGCGACCATCGATGACCTTGACCAGACCCAGACTGCCCGCCTGGTGATGGATGTCCTGCATCGTACCATCGTCCATTACGCCCTCTGGTTCACCGAAATCCGCCACCAGATGGGGCCTGAAAAAGCCCTGGAATGCCTATCCACCGCATCGGAACGAAGCATCGGCATCCAACTCAAGCGCCTGGGAAAAATCCTGGGTTTCGACCTGCAGGATGGTATCCCCACACCGCTCTTGAACATGGAAAAAAAGGATCTGTCGGCCCTTCTCGATGGGGCGGCCATCAACTGGCTGGCCAATGACGGGGTGTGGTTTCAGTCGGTTGAATTCACCAACGGTATGAACGATGCCAAGCGCTGCAACGACTCCAGCTGGGCGCACTTTTCGCCGTTCGAGGCATGGTCCGTCCGTCGGTTCCTGGACCTCGGTGACCGGCCGGGCCTGGAAGGGCTGAAAAAAGCCCTCAACTTTCGTGTTTATGCCCGCATCAACGTGCAGTCTTTTGAAGATGATGGCCCTGACGCCTTCATTTTCCGGATGAACGACTGCCGGGTTCAGGCCGCCCGCAAAAACAAGAACCTGGATGATTACCCCTGCAAGTCCGGAGGACTGGTCGAATACACCTATTTTGCACAGTCCATTGATCCGCGGATCGAAACCGAATGCATCGGCTGTCCCCCGGACGCCCACCCGGATGAGTGGTACTGCGCCTGGCGGTTTTCGTTGAAAAAATAG